The Triplophysa rosa linkage group LG15, Trosa_1v2, whole genome shotgun sequence genomic sequence TTGGGGATTAATGGTGTTTGTGTGCTTGTAAAGCCCGGCAGGAGAGCACAGATGAAAGGCGAGCGAGCGCTCTCCCATCGAAGTCATTAACTCCCAGCATCTGTGAATGACAGATGTGATAAAACCGCACATCAGCCTTGTGGTTTAACTCAAGATTGAACAAATCGCAGCTCGACTGAATGTATTCATAACACTGAAGACCTCTGGGTCGGTCCTCAAATAAGGTTTTTAGTGATGCATCAGAAAACAAAGGCATGTTTCTGTCTAGTTTTGGGATGTTGCATAAAACCGCTAGATAGAGACACAACATGCACGCACATACATCCAGGAATCAGGTGAAagggtgtttttgtgttttctgtgcaGTGTATTCCAGTCCCGGACATCAACAAACCTCAGTCCACACACGCCTTCGCCATGACGTGCATCTGGATCCATCTGAACCGCAAAGCTCAGAACGACAACTCCAAGCTACAGATTCCCATCCCACACTCGCTGAAGCTTCATCACGAGTAAGACGCTCGCATCCGTCCGTCCGCCCGAGACCGTGAGCTGTTCTAATATCTCTCTCTCCCGGTGGTTCTGTGTGCGTTCAGGTTTCTTCAGCAGAGTCTGCGCAGTAAGAGTTTGCCCATGACAGATTATAAGATCGCTCTGTTGTGTAACGCGTACTCCACAAACTCTGAATGCTTCACGCTGCCCATGGGGGTGCTGGTGGAGACCATCTACGGGAACGGCAGCATGAGGATTACTCTGCCTGGGACCAACTGCATGGCATCTGGATCGGTCACGCCTCTACCCATGAACCTGCTGGACTCGCTCACTGTTCACGCTAAAATGAGGTGAGAAGTGATATCCACACAAACATCCGCTCCGCATCTCATCTCACACTTTACGTTCATTGAGCTGGATCTTTTGATAGTCTTGAGAGATGAAAAGCATTGGCGTCGTCATAAGTGCCATCCCACATGGAAAAACACTGCTATACTTGTTTtcctttactatagtaaacttcaTTGGAATTTCTAGATATTCTAATATTTTAATGATATGGTTCAAAACACTGAAGTGTACTACAGTACTTACTACAGTTGATTATAGTTAATATTACAGAATGCTATAATATATAGTAACAAAATGTGTTATTGTAGTGTATCACTGTAAGTGTAACATACTAGAGCAGCGGTTCTTAATGCTGGTACTCGCGACCccccgctctgcatattttgtgtCTCTCTTTTGTTTTACACACCTGATTTAAATCGCCAGCTCATTAGAAGAGAGCTCAATGAATGAACTGCGGTCCGATTGACGTGCTCCCTGAACAGTGTTCACTGCTCTCTACTGCCTGCACACAGGACATCGGCTGAAGTTTACTTAAGAACAGGAATGTGCGCAACACGACTGCCTGCAGCGTCCTCACACAGACAAAACTTACTACAGAAGTTTGAAGGGTTATTGAACCGTAATCTTGAGATCTGCGTAGTCACGCTTTGTGTCCTTTGGATGGAAAATATACGCCCATTTCGAAATGGAATTATGGCAGAATATCTAGTGACGTTTACTTTGCAGGGCTCTTAAGGGGcgtattgaacaaacctccgaAGCGGTAAGAAAAgcatacaaaatatgcagagctgaaaatatgcagaatacagcAATTTActacactttactatagtaaataataaagtatactacagtatttaataCACTTTACTGTAGTTAATACTACAGAGTACTTTTACTGTACTTTGTTGCTATAACTGTAAAACTCTATGGAATACTatggtttactatagtaaacaaaaAAGTATACTACAGCACCTAGTACAGTTTGTCAGTTAAGTATAGTCAGTACTACAATTCACTATAGTTAATAGTACAGTGCACCTTTACTGTACTTTGCTACTATAACTGTAAAACACTACGTAATACTAaggtttactgtagtaaataataCATTATGCCACAGTATTTAGTACAGTTTGACAGTGTACTATAGTCAATACTACAGACTAAAGTGTACATGAAAAGCACTGCTGACATACAGCATGTGTTACTGCGTCCCGCTGTGGAAAGAGCTCATCCTACCGGCCTGTGAGAGGATCGTCTGTGTCTCTGATGATTTggggtgatgatgatgattccAGCCTGGAGTCCAGCCAGCTCACCACAGAGATGCTGTTGTAGAGGAGAACTCTTCTGACACGCTCACATGCAGTATTTATAAACTTAACAAGAAATTACTCTCACATCTTCAGTCTGCTGCTGTTAAGGAAAAGTGTTTGAGGAGCGTCTGGAGCACATCTAGGTTACTGCAGATGATGGTCTCTGTTGGGTGTGTAATGAAGGGGCAGCATGTTCCTCTGTCTGAGTACAGAACATTCTGAAAGTTGTGTTTTCCTCTGGTGGAGGTGATTCTCTGCACGCTGGACGAGTTATACTAGGATTCTTGTTTCTCATTGATGCACATTTTACAGCTTTATTTTGACCTGTGTTCTCTGTGGGCCACCAGCAGGGTTTTATTTCTACATTGTCTAATGTTCATTTGTTCTTGTGTCAGTCTGATCCACAGCATCGCCACTCGTGTGATTAAACTAGCTCATGCTAAGTCCAGTCTGGCTTTGGCCCCTGCACTGGTGGAGACATACAGCAGACTGCTGGTCTACATGGAGATTGAATCTCTGGGCATCAAGGGCTTCATAAGTGagtctttcacacacacacacacacacacacacacacacacacacacacatacgtgaTGTAATAGTAAAGTGTTGTGTATGAGTTCTGAAACGTGACCGTGTGTTTCAGGTCAGCTCCTGCCGAACGTGTTCAAGTCTCACGCGTGGGGGATCCTGCACACACTGCTGGAGATGTTCAGCTACCGCATGCATCACATTCAACCTCATTACCGCGTACAGCTCCTCTCTCACCTTCACTCGCTCGCTGCTGTTCCacagaccaatcagaatcagctGCACCTTTGgttagaaaacacacacacacacactgctttaTGCTTTATATTTCTGATGTGTATGTGTACTTAAGAATGATTTCTAGCTGTGTATGACagtgtgttgtggtgtgtgtgtgcagtgttgaGAGTACAGCTCTGAGGTTGATCACGGCTTTAGGAAGTTCAGAAGTTCAGCCGCAGTTCACACGATTCCTGAGTGATCCTAAAACAGTGCTGTCTGCAGAGTCAGAGGAGCTGAACAGAGCGCTCATCCTCACGCTCGCTCGAGCTACACACGTCACAGGTAACCCTACCTTACCTTCTGTCCATCAAACACCAAACGCACACACGCCCATCAAACACTAATCGCACACACTTCCATCAAACACCAATTGCACACACATCCATCAAACATCAATCGCACACACATCCATCAAACACCAATGGCACAAACGTCCATCATGCACATGTCCATCATGACTCACTTATGAAGCCCTTGATGCCCAGAGATTCAATCTCCATGTAGAACAGCAATCTGCTGTCCATCAAACACCAATCGCACACATCCATCAAACACCAATCGCACACGTCCATCAAACACCGATTGCACGCTCTCACGTGTCCATCAAACACCGATTGCACGCTCTCACGTGTCCATCAAACACCGATTGCACGCTCTCACGTGTCCATCAAACACCGATTGCACGCTCTCACGTGTCCATCAAACACCGATTGCACGCTCTCACGTGTCCATCAAACACCGATTGCACGCTCTCACGTGTCCATCAAACACCGATTGCACGCTCTCACGTGTCCATCAAACACNNNNNNNNNNNNNNNNNNNNNNNNNNNNNNNNNNNNNNNNNNNNNNNNNNNNNNNNNNNNNNNNNNNNNNNNNNNNNNNNNNNNNNNNNNNNNNNNNNNNNNNNNNNNNNNNNNNNNNNNNNNNNNNNNNNNNNNNNNNNNNNNNNNNNNNNNNNNNNNNNNNNNNNNNNNNNNNNNNNNNNNNNNNNNNNNNNNNNNNNNNNNNNNNNNNNNNNNNNNNNNNNNNNNNNNNNNNNNNNNNNNNNNNNNNNNNNNNNNNNNNNNNNNNNNNNNNNNNNNNNNNNNNNNNNNNNNNNNNNNNNNNNNNNNNNNNNNNNNNNNNNNNNNNNNNNNNNNNNNNNNNNNNNNNNNNNNNNNNNNNNNNNNNNNNNNNNNNNNNNNNNNNNNNNNNNNNNNNNNNNNNNNNNNNNNNNNNNNNNNNNNNNNNNNNNNNNNNNNNNNNNNNNNNNNNNNNNNNNNNNNNNNNNNNNNNNNNNNNNNNNNNNNNNNNNNNNNNNNNNNNNNNNNNNNNNNNNNNNNNNNNNNNNNNNNNNNNNNNNNNNNNNNNNNNNNNNNNNNNNNNNNNNNNNNNNNNNNNNNNNNNNNNNNNNNNNNNNNNNNNNNNNNNNNNNNNNNNNNNNNNNNNNNNNNNNNNNNNNNNNNNNNNNNNNNNNNNNNNNNNNNNNNNNNNNNNNNNNNNNNNNNNNNNNNNNNNNNNNNNNNNNNNNNNNNNNNNNNNNNNNNNNNNNNNNNNNNNNNNNNNNNNNNNNNNNNNNNNNNNNNNNNNNNNNNNNNNNNNNNNNNNNNNNNNNNNNNNNNNNNNNNNNNNNNNNNNNNNNNNNNNNNNNNNNNNNNNNNNNNNNNNNNNNNNNNNNNNNNNNNNNNNNNNNNNNNNNNNNNNNNNNNNNNNNNNNNNNNNNNNNNNNNNNNNNNNNNNNNNNNNNNNNNNNNNNNNNNNNNNNNNNNNNNNNNNNNNNNNNNNNNNNNNNNNNNNNNNNNNNNNNNNNNNNNNNNNNNNNNNNNNNNNNNNNNNNNNNNNNNNNNNNNNNNNNNNNNNNNNNNNNNNNNNNNNNNNNNNNNNNNNNNNNNNNNNNNNNNNNNNNNNNNNNNNNNNNNNNNNNNNNNNNNNNNNNNNNNNNNNNNNNNNNNNNNNNNNNNNNNNNNNNNNNNNNNNNNNNNNNNNNNNNNNNNNNNNNNNNNNNNNNNNNNNNNNNNNNNNNNNNNNNNNNNNNNNNNNNNNNNNNNNNNNNNNNNNNNNNNNNNNGTCCATCAAACACCAATCGCACACACGTCCATCAAACACCAATCGCACACACGTCCATCAAACACCAATCGCACACACGTCCATCAAACACCAATCGCACACACGTCCATCAAACACCAATCGCACACACGTCCATCAAACACCAATTGCGCGCTCTCACGTGTCCATCAAACACTAATCGCACACACGTCCATTGAACACCAATCAGATGCTCTCACGTCTTCCGAACACCAATCAGATGCTCTCACAGGATATAGACTAGAATAGAATGCAGGGTCATCCTGACCAAATGGAATAAGCATCATATCACCTTTGTGCCCCGTactttaattatattaaaaaggaCGTCCTTACAATTATAGACCAAGGAAAAAATGACACCAAATCATTGCATGAGATTTCACAATTCCTTGTAACAGTGTCTAATTTTCCAGATTATAAGTAGCTGGCcaataaagtgtttttgtaCTTCACATAGATTGAAATAAATGCTTTTAGATTGGACATTTTTGAATGATTTAATAATCTGATACAGATCAAAATTAGCTGTTGTAATGGGTTTCAGTGAGGACTTTGTTGTCCTTCCACACCTGAGTGTAGCAATTTCGTGTAcctaatttaaaaaaacaaatatgaaaGCAAATTagagtaaaatattaaaattcaaACATACCTTTGGGCTAGATTTATGCTGTTTGCATGAACGCAgacaaaatgagaaaaaagtgaaaaatgtcCATGTTTGTGTATGAGGGTTAACATTGACTATGTGTTGTtgtataatgtgtgtgtggtgcagATTTCTTCACAGGATCAGACTCTATTCAGGGTACCTGGTGTAAAGACATCCTACAAACCATCATGAACTTCACACCTCATAACTGGGCATCTCACACGCTCAGCTGTTTCCCCGCTCCGCTGCAGGTACACACATGTCACTTACAGCACGTTTCATGTACACTCACTCACCCTGAACAGTGTTTTATACCACTCTTTAAGATTcaattgttttacagtgttttctACACGGTTCAGACCCTTTCAGTTTGATGAAGTGTCATGAGGGTTCAGTCATCGGTCTCTGCTTGTATTACAGTcactttaattaaacaaaataaatccttaCATAAATGCCCGTGTGCTTCTCTTCAGTCTTCACAGACAGACGTGTCGCTGCGTTATGTTCAGACACATCCCAAAAAATGTCCCGTGCAATTAATGTGACATTACCTGAAGACCCAGAGCATTCACATGAAGTGAAATCACACTCGAGTCTcgtttcattcatttgtttccAGGCGTTCTTCAAGCAGAACAATGTTCCTCAGGAGAGCCGTTTTAACCTGAAGAAGAATGTAGAGGAGGAGTACAGGAAGTGGAAGTCCATGACCAATGAGAATGACATCATCACACACTTCTCCATGCAGGGCTCACCGCCGCTCTTCCTCTGTCTGCTGTGGAAGATGCTGCTGGAGACCGACCACATCAACCAGATCGGCTTCAGGTCAGCAAACGCATGCAGACGATTGACGAGATACACCAGCCATGACCGATAGCATGAAAGAAGTAGAGACCAGACGTTTAGCATTTATGCAGTCTGTCGTGGCTCGTGTGTTGAGTCACAAAACTCGACTCTCTGAAAACCCCATAATGTTGGTCTGGTGCATGAGGCTGACATTGGTGCTAGGGTGTGCTAGAGTATTCTTTCAGGTGTCAGTAATAGTGATGCACCCAAATGAAAATTGTGGGCCAAACAGATACCGGAAATTTAGGATGCACTTGGCCGAAAACCCATACCGAAACTGAAAatactacaataaaaatattgaaagttttaatttaattgtattaattacacACACTAAAACCACAAAAATGAAGGAGAACATAtttcaaaacaatacaaaatatgtacattttcctTAATCATTGCAACACAATCAAATATCATAACGCCAGGATTTTAATTACTGATATAAAACTTTATCCACACTGCAGTATGATGTGAAAAATGTGATGAACagtattttgtgtttgtgtctggaGTGTTTATGGCTTTAGATGGTGTGAGATGTGTGTTGCTGTGTCATCTgattgtggtgtgtgtgtgcgtgcgcgtgtgtgcgtgtgtgtgcgtgcacgtgtgtgtgtgtgcgtgtgtgtgtgtgtgtgtgtgtgtgtgtgtgtgtgcgcatgcgtgtTAGCAGTGATTGAATGCGAGGAGCGCAGCTGCAGTGTGTCAGTGTTGTAAAGAGAGGTTGTGTTGAGCTGAATGAAGCGTTCTGCTTTAGACCACAGTCACGAGTTCTGTCTCACAACACCAGCCTTACAGCGGGTCACGGCCTTCTTCCTGAACGCTTAACTCAATAGAACTAGTGTGACTGCTGCCTTACACTTATttattctttctctctgtctttaaTGAGTTGCTGAACTGATTTGTATGACTCTGTAGGGATGGAATTATGGGATGATCTCTTTAAATGGGTCATactcacaaaaccactgaaaatCATGGCAGTAAATGAATAGGAATGAATCGtgatttattgctttttctgatgaaattctcattaccgtaacactTCCTGATTTGTCTAAGTgcatgttgtaatttaaacagagtaacattaaaacattctggaaaaaACAATTGTATGTTCTACTAGTTGTtcacaaatgacaaaaaaaatcattgacagaatattcatatataataaaaatgaagaaattgtGGAAAAAGAAGTGTCCAtgactgatattctcatcctgtttgaaggggtcatatgacacggctaaaggaatattatggtttgttttagatgtgatgtaatgtgtctacaggatttaaggttataaacgctgtatttccacacaccgtgcatgtttgtatctcctctttgctccgcctctctgagacacacagatgtttaacaaagctcatggctctgaaaagtgaggtgtgctgtgattggccagttcaccagtgcgtagtgattggtggaatactgcaagcgtgtgagggaaatgtgacgcctctgaccatatctggaacatcaggttcctcttcagttgtactgacaggtacgcccatcttacttgcgtctacatttgggcggtcttagtccaatcagaccaccaactgacgtagatttgtgggggtgtggctacacgaggcgtttcaggcaggtctgggtcttttgttcccacactttcatttctgcaattttacacgtctaatacatgcatgagcaacttataacacaccaaagacacagaacaacacgtgTTCAAGCCATATGACCCCctttaataaacacaaatatattgACATGAAGTTTGATAttatgtgaagaaacacatctgcAAGTACCTTTCAAATGTCTAGCAGGTAAAAAGATGACCTTATAATTTTGTAGTTAAAAGCTTAATATTCTTATGTATTTcttcatatattttttcattcttATTACTGATACAGGTAGTTTTCCACATAATTTTCCATGAAAATATACATCATTAATGTCTGCaaaatgtttaacaaaacatgctatgggattgacattttgaaatggttacggtaatgagaagttttaaggccttttttgtaaaaaaaaaaaatttgttgaAAGTTGTGTTAAACTGCCAGTAGAAGTTTTGAAAATAatacttttaaacatgtcatacctTGTTTTTAAGGGAAACTGTTGATGCGGGTGTTTTtgagaaaatcatgtttgacatcttgaaaccaaCATTTCTAGAGAATCACCTAAATAAAGATTCGCACTGAAACCTTCAGCTTAGTGAtttctaaaacaaaataaacaaatgtttgatTATTGTTCATCAGTAGTATCAATATCAGCGTGTACGCTGAATGTGTAGGCAGAATTTGTAAATGAGTTTTTATTATGTGCCCATAAAATGTAAAGTTCTGACATCAAATAAAACAGTGTATTCTTGTGTGTCTCTTCAGGGTTCTGGAGCGTATCGGAGCGCGTGCGCTAGTGGCTCATGTGCGGACGTTTGCAGACTTTCTGGTGTACGAGTTCTCCACGTCAGCGGGGGGGCAGCAGCTGAACAAGTGTATTGAGATTCTGAACGATATGGTGTGGAAGTATAACATCGTGACCCTGGACAGACTCATCCTCTGCCTGGTGAGCACTGACCTTCGTGAAACAGACACACTGTCTTCCTGTTACAGCACTGAGCGTCTCGTCTCAACTAGGGGTCGACCCATTATCGGCCTGGCCGATTATCAACCTCAATATTAAGCATTTTTATGATTATAGACATCGGTCATTTTCACAGCcgataaattaatttatttgtgaAACGTGCTATTTGGCTCTAATGCAGCCTCCTCTGTTGTAACACCACTCTCTGGCCGAGCAATGCCCGcccatctgattggctgaaagtCACGAGTCCGGCCAATCGACGCGGAAGGCTGAAGGCACTGAAAGGATTGCACTGTCGCACTGAGAGCGTTTGCTAGCTCGAGCTGCTTCAGTGATCGCGCATCAGTTGACGGAATAGGCatttgcacattattttaaGTCATGCCAATCACAAACCATTTTAAAGCATCAAGTGCTCTCAAAAGACGATCTTCAGTCAGTGCACTCAGGCAATGCACGGGACACAGCCGCCACTCAAACTGCTCGCAACAAGTGTCAGATTTTATTTTCGCAACTTATTACGCTTAAATGTTCAGACACACACATTATAATGCCCGTCTTGGCGAGTATACAAGTCAGCACAGTCGGTTAATTGTCTTCAGTGAGTAAATGTGAACAGCATCTGTAATAATAAGTGTTGTTTTCCTTTGTCTTAACACGCCGCTACATCTTTTTTGTTACTGCGGCGAAAAACTTAAATACTGCAGTAATTTTGGTCATACAAGTAAGACTTATACATGATTGGAAACTGTGATTGGTCTATTTGTGTGTACTCATTATCTacaaaatgatttgcttttgTAAAAGAATGACAATATACAGGCTGTGCTTTCAGCCTCCGCGTGCATCTTTCTGAAACGCGTCATTAAAACAGACTAAAACTCTGTGAATACTCATCATAGAAACGTAAAGTATATGTCTAAAGAAATCTTGAAGTGTCTCCTTTTTAATGATccaattcatattaatattctCTGATTATGTAGTATGTATGAAAGTAAAGACAGGTAGAGTTTCTCACTATGTGATCACGTCCTTGACCAGAGCGCTCTATTTCACATCATCTGCACAAGCCCCAAACAAGGgcacaacaaaacagcaagatTCTTCGTCAAATATGTTGATTTTACTGCGCGTTTGGCCGATGTCACATCTTCAGACAGTCCTAAACAAAGAGGAAAGGTTTACATTCcgttaaaaaaaaatcaccacTCCAAGAATAAACGGTTTCATTGTAAAGAGCGACTGCATGGAGCGCATTCTTTCGGACGAGTATTGATTCTTTCTGTCCTACTGTTTACCATGGTGTTACTATAGTaacgtgtagtaaccatggtttttgggCAAGTTTTTGTCAGAGCTCTTGTTATTCttaattttaaacatatttttcatttttacaccagACATATATATCGGTTCTAAATATTGGTTATCTGTCTACTTGATCTGTAATAATCGATATCGACATTGGCCCTGAAAAACGCATATCGGTCGACCCCCTAATCTCAACACCTCCTGACTGTGAACACAGGAAATCTCGCAAATGAATCTGAAATCTGAAAAAGATTTCAGAatacgttttttattatttcgttGTAGgctttgtttattatatatgtgttcaatataaacaaatatgtgCATATAACGCTGATTTAACGCACAATCTGCACaacttaaaacattacaatgatgtaggTCACGTTAAAGGCAGGGTGGgcgatcctgtccagaaacgttttttgtcacgctggttggaaatctctttacatcctgatagcaatcaagaagtatagtggtcaaataatatttgtataattatatatcgtctgtgaaaggcgtaggaccaaaaaacgttcgcccaatcaaaacgttctggccgaaggCTGTGACTGGtcgtgtgtacattttcagccaacgtattttgcatcccactgcgcaccctgttcacacaGACACCACgcgtcatcagcgcgctcacgtccactgtgtcaatgtagggagaatggcggacaatcggcaacaatcaaactttcctgcggaaccgacaacaaTTCAATCTACAAAAccaaagtcagtttttgaaacaGCAGTGACGAGTAAACGTCTGGATCATGACAGAGGCAAAGCTgtaattaacatcggttcagcttttacacgatggagaccGCTGCGGCAGtcaaagggtctgaaagacgacACCacggttgctctctttcttttggacaggcgTGTACATGCTTCCAGAAGAATtgaatggatttagtttgtaattcgttacgtggatttacgaaatacattcatgtgtttggaggaggcgtggctttggacgggattataatttcagtgctagcaggctaaagttagcacctttccaaatcaaccaccccacctttaattTAAGAAAACAGAAATCGAAGGTACTCTgattcaaaacaaacattcacCTGAGCAGCCGTGAAACAGCTCATACAGCTCTTGTCCTGCAACTGGTCAGCGCTCACTGGGCCGATCATGAAACAGCGCCTCCTTTGTGGCGTAATGGCTCAACTGCAGTTACACATGAAAGTATGTTGATGATAAGAGCAGTGTTGATGTTTCCAGTGTTTCAGCTGTTTGAGTTCTAGATTCATTGAGCTGTTAGTGGAGCGTAATGAAGAATTACACATGAAACAGGCGTGTGTCaggagagacacacacacacatctgtccaTATGAACATGACTCGGGTGTCTTCagagatgtttgtgtgtgttcacgcAGGCTATGAGAAGTCATGAAGGAAATGAAGCTCAGGTGTGTTACTTCATCATTCAACTCCTCCTCCTCAAACCCAACGACTTCCGCAACCGCGTCAGTGATTTTGTGAAGGAAAACGCTCCtgaacactggctacagagcgACTGGCACACCAAACACATGACGTATCAcaaggtaacacacacacacacacacacacacacacacacacacacacacactcacacacataacAAACTCTGCTTTTGTCCTGttcattcacacaaacacactgaagaCTGAATGAGGTCTTGCTACGTGCTACCTAGCGTTAGTAATGTGGTCagggggatctttctgcctgcagttaagctccgcccacaaaaacagaaaaggcGTCTATACAGAATGAAGTTGATTCTGCTAAAGCCTCTCTCTCTGCAGAAGTATCCAGAGAAGCTGTATTTTGAAGGTTTGGCCGATCAGGTGAAACCCCCCATCCAGCTGCAGTCCCAGTATCTGCCCATCTACTTCGGTAACGTGTGTCTGCGCTTCCTGCCCGTGTTTGACATCGTCATCCATCGCTTCCTCGAGCTGCTTCCTGTGTCCAAATCTCTGGAGACGCTGCTCGATCACCTGGGAGGACTTTACAAGTTTCACGGTGAGAGAGAGCAAgtcatttgtttctttatttggaCATTGCTTTCATTGGTGACGCTCGTGGTCCTCGTGCAGATCGGCCCGTGACGTACCTGTACAACACACTTCATTATTACGAGCGCCACCTACGAGATCGCTCAAACCTGAAGAGGAAACTGGTTCACGCCATCATGAGTTCACTGAAGGACAACCGCACACCCGGCTGGTGTCTCAGCGAGACATATCTGAAGTGTGGAATGAACCCCAGAGAGGACAGCGTCTGGATTCCAGACGACACGTACTACTGCAAGCTCATCGGACGACTCGTGGATAATATCCTTTTTTACGGACGGTTTGATAAATCCTGACAGGCGAGTGTGTTCTTGTCAAATCCACTCAGATGTTGACGTTGTTCGCTCGGTCACAGGTTCCTGAATGAAGTGAGAATGTGTTTCTTTAACTGGTGTGTCACCCATGGCAGGGAAATCTCCCGGTCCGTTTCCTAACTGTGACTGGCGTTTCAACGAGTTCCCAAACCCGGCGGCTCACGCTCTACACGTCACCTGCGTGGAGCTCATGGCTCTGGCCGTGACGGGGAAAGATGTTGGAA encodes the following:
- the med23 gene encoding mediator of RNA polymerase II transcription subunit 23 isoform X1, which codes for MAVPMESQLQSIFEDVVKTEVIDEAFSGMFMDSTEDERTKLVSCLGAFRQYWNGLPQDSHDQCVQWIVRFTHSQHSPKRISFLYDCLAMAVETGLLPPRMVCQALVSSDSLEWERTQLWALTFKLIRKIIGGVDYKGVRDLLKAVLDKIQTIPNFVSSAVVQHLSVAREVVEYILDRNACLLPAYLAVTEIRKLCPEGALSHWLLGTLICDFVDSFRPTARINSICGRCSLLPVVNNSGAICNSWKLDPSTLRFPLRGMLPYDKDLFDPQTGLLRYVLEQPYSRDMVCNMLGLNKQTLNIAQHKQRCPVLEDQLVDLVVYAMERSETEEQFDDGGTSQLLWQHLSSQLIFFVLFQFASFPHMVLSLHQKLAGRGLIKGRDHLMWVLLQFISGSIQKNALADFLPVMKLFDLLYPEKECIPVPDINKPQSTHAFAMTCIWIHLNRKAQNDNSKLQIPIPHSLKLHHEFLQQSLRSKSLPMTDYKIALLCNAYSTNSECFTLPMGVLVETIYGNGSMRITLPGTNCMASGSVTPLPMNLLDSLTVHAKMSLIHSIATRVIKLAHAKSSLALAPALVETYSRLLVYMEIESLGIKGFISQLLPNVFKSHAWGILHTLLEMFSYRMHHIQPHYRVQLLSHLHSLAAVPQTNQNQLHLCVESTALRLITALGSSEVQPQFTRFLSDPKTVLSAESEELNRALILTLARATHVTDFFTGSDSIQGTWCKDILQTIMNFTPHNWASHTLSCFPAPLQAFFKQNNVPQESRFNLKKNVEEEYRKWKSMTNENDIITHFSMQGSPPLFLCLLWKMLLETDHINQIGFRVLERIGARALVAHVRTFADFLVYEFSTSAGGQQLNKCIEILNDMVWKYNIVTLDRLILCLAMRSHEGNEAQVCYFIIQLLLLKPNDFRNRVSDFVKENAPEHWLQSDWHTKHMTYHKKYPEKLYFEGLADQVKPPIQLQSQYLPIYFGNVCLRFLPVFDIVIHRFLELLPVSKSLETLLDHLGGLYKFHDRPVTYLYNTLHYYERHLRDRSNLKRKLVHAIMSSLKDNRTPGWCLSETYLKCGMNPREDSVWIPDDTYYCKLIGRLVDTMAGKSPGPFPNCDWRFNEFPNPAAHALHVTCVELMALAVTGKDVGNALLNVALKSQPLVPRESITAWMNAIGLVITALPEPYWIVLHDRIVSVISSPVLSSESEWVGYPFQLLDFTACHRSYSEMHCSYVLALAHAVWHHSSIGQLSLIPKFLNEVLKPIVKTEFQLLYVYHLVGPFLQRFQQERTRCMLEIGVAFYEMLQAVDQHSKHLSFMDPICDFLYHIKYMFTGDSVKDQVERIICSLRPAMRLRLRFITHTSKMEPAAAVSTATTIPQPVSVSSPAPQSGAAASSIPLSAAQ